The Halomonas sp. KG2 genome segment GGCCGACAGCAATTCGCCATGCTGGTTTTTAAGTTACCGACCCCCAGCACGGTAATGTCGCTTTTAGTCGCTTTGCTTGGCTGACGGCGTGGCTTCGCCAGCAGCCGATCTAACTGCTCTTGGTCGTCCGTTTCACCAAACAACTGCTGGGCTTGATGAAGCACTTGACCGATACGCAGGTCGCCCGCGCCAAGCGCCGCATACATATCATCGGCGTTTTGGTAGTTAACGGCACCGGCAAGCTTAGCAAGATCAAGCCCTTCAACATCCAAACGGCGCATCTCTCGCTCGAATAGCGCCCGCCCTTCGTCTAGGTTCTGGTCTCGTGCTTGGTACTTAAACCATGCCTGAATCTTCGCCCGCGCGCGTGAGGTGCGCACATAGCCCAAACTGGGGTTTAACCAGTCGCGGCTGGGGCCGCCTTTGGTGGCCGTTAAAATCTCGACTTGCTGGCCGGTTTTTAACTTATAGGTAAGCGGTACTATCCGACCATTAATCTTGGCACCACGGCAGCGGTGACCAATTTCAGTATGCACGCGATAAGCGAAGTCGATAGGCGTTGCAATACGCGGCAGGTCAATAACATGACCATCGGGGGTGAACACATAGATGCGGTCTGGCGCAACGTCGCTTGAAAGACCTTCACGCAGGTCGCCAAAGCCACCCACTTCATCCTGCCACTCAAGCACTTGGCGCAACCAGGCAATCTTTTCTTCATAACTACGGCTTTTGGCGTTGGTATCATGCCCTTTATACCGCCAGTGTGCGCACACGCCTAATTCTGCTTCGTCATGCATAGCAAAGGTGCGAATCTGGATTTCCAGCACCTTATTTTCTGGCCCCATCACCGCGGTATGCAGCGACTGGTAGCCGTTTTTCTTCGGGTTGGCGATATAGTCATCAAATTCGTTGGGCACATGGTGCCAACGAGAGTGAACAATTCCGAGTACGGTATAGCAATCGGCTACATCAGGTACCAAGATGCGCACTGCGCGCACGTCGTGCACCTGGGAAAAATCAATCCGTTTGCGCTTCATTTTGCGCCAGATTGAGTAAATGTGCTTGGCTCGCCCATCGACATCGTAGTGATGAATATTCTGGGCTTCCATCAAGCTCTTGATGGTTTCCACCACGTCATGAATATAGCGATCACGATCTAAGCGCTTTTCAGCTAATAGCTTAGCAATCGCTTTGTACTCATCTTCATGCAGATAGCGAAACGATAGGTCTTCAAGTTCCCACTTGATTTGACCTATCCCAAGTCGATGAGCCAGC includes the following:
- the relA gene encoding GTP diphosphokinase, yielding MVKVREDQPLTESGKVDIQQWLARLQEDVRLRDPERLLQACELAEQLEREAPQTHRVWLSPGSSFRMGLEMADILAELKLDQATLEAAVLYRAVREGLLSIDAVTKRFGEEVAKLIDGVLQMAAISYPLAPNHGMSQHNQQENLRKMLVNMVGDVRVALIKIAERTCALRQVKDAPREKCLQVAREVADIYAPLAHRLGIGQIKWELEDLSFRYLHEDEYKAIAKLLAEKRLDRDRYIHDVVETIKSLMEAQNIHHYDVDGRAKHIYSIWRKMKRKRIDFSQVHDVRAVRILVPDVADCYTVLGIVHSRWHHVPNEFDDYIANPKKNGYQSLHTAVMGPENKVLEIQIRTFAMHDEAELGVCAHWRYKGHDTNAKSRSYEEKIAWLRQVLEWQDEVGGFGDLREGLSSDVAPDRIYVFTPDGHVIDLPRIATPIDFAYRVHTEIGHRCRGAKINGRIVPLTYKLKTGQQVEILTATKGGPSRDWLNPSLGYVRTSRARAKIQAWFKYQARDQNLDEGRALFEREMRRLDVEGLDLAKLAGAVNYQNADDMYAALGAGDLRIGQVLHQAQQLFGETDDQEQLDRLLAKPRRQPSKATKSDITVLGVGNLKTSMANCCRPVPGEPIVGFITQGRGVTVHRQDCSNILQLRMEEPQRIIEVEWGERAHTRYPVTIEIQAWDRSGLLRDVTGLLGNEKVNVLAVNTLTDTDEGIARLRITLEVDGLEALGRLFSRIQQLPNVTEVRRLRNADPEKNVRRGGA